One genomic region from Sphingobacterium sp. UGAL515B_05 encodes:
- a CDS encoding OmpA family protein: MKLKLQLVLALASAGLFANNAIAQNAKVSSIEGTTPFGPATQYRTWSIGVGAGVTNQTNIAGFNREGYDDLAWNLGYSAYIKKQISPSFGIKASYFGGKTGGAFKDGSQSFEAKTPWSAALSGEFQAANTNWRFFNSFIKPYASIGVGVMNSKTTLTTGSTSQEADGISKIYVPLDMGLKFAVAKGINFELGYQLNWVNQNFDGIQGGQYKNDLFTYIHGGLEFALGNGSKPALNNSNPVATLVNDYTLKYDDLKAQNDALNAKNQALQNQLDGLNSDLKDDDGDGVANKYDKCPGTPSGVQVDGAGCPIVVKNETRVVEKVVVTEADRKVVADAIKNLEFDLGKATIRPTSYATLNKVAELLIEKNFSLKLAGHTDNTGSRELNMRLSKERAESVKAYLVSQGANASRIEATGYGPDQPIASNKTADGRQQNRRVEFTLY, translated from the coding sequence ATGAAACTAAAATTACAATTAGTACTTGCTCTAGCATCAGCGGGCTTATTTGCCAATAATGCAATTGCTCAAAATGCAAAGGTATCATCCATTGAGGGAACAACTCCATTTGGACCAGCTACACAATACAGAACATGGTCTATTGGTGTCGGTGCCGGAGTGACAAACCAAACTAACATTGCTGGTTTTAATCGTGAAGGATACGATGACTTAGCATGGAACTTGGGGTATAGTGCTTATATTAAAAAGCAAATCTCTCCTTCTTTCGGCATTAAAGCGAGTTACTTTGGCGGTAAAACAGGTGGTGCATTTAAAGATGGATCACAATCTTTTGAGGCTAAAACACCATGGTCTGCTGCATTGTCAGGAGAATTCCAAGCGGCTAATACGAACTGGAGATTCTTCAACAGTTTTATCAAGCCTTATGCATCTATCGGTGTTGGGGTGATGAACAGCAAAACTACGTTGACAACAGGATCAACTTCCCAAGAAGCGGATGGTATTTCTAAAATTTACGTACCATTGGACATGGGACTTAAATTTGCTGTTGCCAAAGGGATCAACTTCGAGTTGGGTTATCAGTTAAATTGGGTTAACCAAAACTTTGACGGTATTCAAGGTGGCCAATATAAGAATGACTTGTTTACTTACATCCATGGTGGCTTAGAATTTGCACTGGGTAATGGTAGCAAACCTGCTTTGAACAATTCAAATCCTGTCGCGACCTTAGTAAACGACTACACATTGAAATACGATGATCTTAAAGCACAAAATGATGCTTTAAATGCTAAAAACCAAGCACTACAAAATCAATTGGACGGGCTAAACAGTGACCTGAAAGATGATGATGGTGATGGTGTAGCTAACAAATATGACAAATGCCCAGGCACACCTTCAGGTGTTCAGGTAGACGGTGCAGGATGTCCAATTGTTGTTAAAAACGAAACAAGAGTGGTTGAAAAGGTTGTTGTAACAGAGGCTGACCGAAAAGTTGTTGCTGACGCAATCAAAAACTTGGAGTTCGATTTAGGAAAAGCAACCATACGTCCTACGTCATACGCGACATTGAATAAAGTAGCTGAACTGTTAATCGAGAAAAACTTCAGTTTAAAATTAGCAGGTCATACGGACAATACAGGTTCTCGTGAATTGAACATGCGTTTATCAAAAGAACGTGCTGAATCGGTGAAAGCCTATTTGGTATCTCAGGGTGCTAATGCATCGCGTATTGAAGCGACAGGTTATGGTCCTGACCAACCGATCGCATCAAACAAAACCGCTGATGGTCGTCAACAAAACCGTCGCGTAGAGTTCACGCTTTATTAA
- a CDS encoding S41 family peptidase → MRRPHALVLTFFSLIFSSCEKDPPLKEPGSNEAINEWTMAQMRHYYYWNDQITQTNDYQQSPDLFFKSILFPDDHYSSILQTLNSDTYGNTLTNTFGFDMVQLQTTGKTIQLITQVVPFSEGDLMGLKRGDSISHINNEPFDHSNLKSLLSKSLLLPAVHLTRNDGKIFHLPASYISQPVLYTAKLISSSPTVGYMFLSQFDFSGAYSLLEAVQNFKSQQIQELIVDLRYNPGGQVAFTSFCALLLADIKENDIFAKYQGNKNIKNREDSFAAALQGQPDGYSFSAKDVLKQGLHLKRIYILTGPNTASASEMLINGLKPYIDIIQVGDKTYGKDMASTTLSTPEEIHGTERAWHLIPMIYKIYNKMGQGGYSNGITPSIKIDEFAFLPLPPIGDTRDPLIREVLRTISDKNTRVKGTVNTTEKTNILSPKYRGSTYQVIPIEVSTADKTGK, encoded by the coding sequence ATGCGTAGACCCCATGCTCTTGTGTTGACTTTCTTTTCGTTAATCTTTTCCTCTTGTGAAAAGGATCCACCACTGAAGGAACCAGGATCAAATGAAGCGATCAATGAATGGACAATGGCACAAATGCGGCACTATTATTACTGGAACGATCAAATCACACAAACAAATGATTACCAACAATCTCCAGACCTATTTTTCAAAAGCATCTTATTTCCAGATGACCATTATTCAAGCATATTACAGACACTTAACAGCGACACCTATGGCAATACCCTGACGAACACTTTTGGGTTCGATATGGTACAACTCCAAACAACCGGTAAAACCATCCAACTGATCACCCAGGTTGTTCCCTTCAGCGAAGGGGATTTAATGGGACTCAAACGGGGAGACAGCATAAGCCACATCAACAACGAGCCTTTCGACCACAGCAACCTGAAATCGCTACTAAGCAAATCTTTGCTTTTGCCGGCAGTGCATTTGACGCGAAACGATGGCAAAATATTTCATCTGCCTGCTTCTTATATTTCGCAGCCCGTCCTCTATACCGCTAAACTCATCTCCTCCTCCCCCACGGTAGGCTATATGTTTTTAAGTCAATTTGACTTTAGTGGGGCATATTCATTATTGGAAGCGGTCCAAAATTTCAAGTCCCAACAGATACAAGAACTTATTGTCGATTTACGTTATAACCCCGGTGGACAGGTTGCTTTCACCTCATTTTGCGCACTCTTATTGGCAGACATCAAGGAAAACGACATTTTTGCCAAATACCAAGGCAACAAAAATATCAAAAATAGAGAAGACAGCTTCGCAGCAGCACTGCAAGGTCAGCCCGATGGCTATTCATTTTCAGCAAAAGATGTTCTAAAACAAGGTTTACATTTAAAAAGAATTTATATCCTCACAGGGCCAAACACGGCCTCTGCGTCTGAAATGTTAATCAATGGATTGAAGCCTTATATAGATATCATTCAAGTCGGCGATAAAACCTATGGAAAAGATATGGCATCGACCACGCTATCTACACCTGAGGAAATTCATGGCACTGAACGTGCTTGGCATTTGATTCCCATGATCTATAAAATATACAATAAAATGGGACAAGGAGGTTATAGCAACGGAATTACTCCTTCTATCAAGATCGACGAGTTTGCCTTTTTACCGTTGCCCCCAATAGGTGACACCAGAGATCCATTGATCCGGGAAGTGTTACGAACAATTAGCGATAAAAACACCAGAGTCAAGGGCACTGTCAATACAACAGAAAAGACGAACATTTTATCCCCAAAATATAGAGGAAGTACGTATCAGGTAATACCCATCGAAGTAAGTACAGCGGATAAGACCGGAAAATAA
- a CDS encoding TonB-dependent receptor codes for MIRTSLVGLFLSIVSAEMLLASGAYGQLLDKKITVSFSESNIPAAFERLESQNIHIAFDAAKYNLAEKKVNAKIFKSNSVRDVMRYLLRETDLMAHDNSVYITLVEKPVQQNGYISGKVIDDRGQPLANASIKLIGTNKSTQSGIDGSYLLNAEPGTYILEVSYLSYKTQRVEGVKIEAGQRTGLNIAMKAQVNALETAVVNVSFKKASVAGLYAAQKNAASVTDGISAEQIARTPDNDMGQVLKRVTGLTTVNNRNVIVRGMSDRYNQAMLDGVVIPSTSQNRRDFSFDIIPTEMVSSVVVNKTATPDVSAEFSGGQVSVNTIDIPEENFTTIQIGSGSNSQTLGKNFYRLGKRHTSEYFGFFDKSSKMPDGIKTWQWNSRSLLLDAPPGYILTDEELNNTPLNPTEFGDAVKYNDLDAIAQSKRFNSDAMKQYKYKALPNQNMRFSLGRLYQLNNGNRFGFAASVNFRNEQNIVAFNNTRGSALIGTHYIDSTGIGDNGAGTSYRFNSNAGLVANMGYQADGFKVSLRNMYARTYANNYNESIRKVYTDPDKKANRLTYQLPEAMSLQQHQLIGEYQMPWQVKAEGMFTINKIKQQILDERKLSYRITTTIDDQPYFQTPNLLTTAGFSNKGAVTDWRMWTSIDETDYNWSAAFSRKFQRGTGVSTLVKLGYQAWVKKRTLDLFKFLPMTRSTLVGNVSVPAPPIESSYDRLFSNENIGNGDGQAYYYAEGLGGRYYNGKMSSHALFLMADQKLWQKLRLVYGVRAEYFNLNSRQEELYKRKYQKGDTNGAEAYELGVKENNWRFLPSINATFNLTNTFNIRGSYARTVIRPDFREVGMFAMYDFELDGYVSGEQVQSTLIDNLDMRFEWYPSSGEIISLTGYYKYLDKPIELVHRGDDKRNYTFANMESAKNLGLELEIRKNFAFIGDQEWLKDLFVSANGTLLKSKVNVLSHWETIDGATPDGPKRRQSRYPGQDRPLMGQSPWLLNLGFGYWGNYFGITTSYNHRGYRTNIGNFNLSAVEYELAPKQLDAQFYARFLNKKMEVKLNLANLLDDWTRYYENTEGFTTANDPQTGDYVTTKVKGDNKYNKTDGDIITYRKKDGRRFNLSVTYNF; via the coding sequence ATGATAAGGACATCGTTGGTAGGTCTATTTCTTTCGATCGTGTCGGCCGAAATGCTCTTAGCTTCGGGCGCATACGGGCAGTTACTCGATAAAAAGATTACAGTTTCTTTTAGTGAATCTAATATTCCGGCGGCTTTCGAACGTTTGGAATCCCAAAATATACATATCGCTTTCGATGCAGCGAAATATAATCTGGCAGAGAAAAAGGTAAATGCCAAAATTTTTAAAAGTAATAGTGTCCGCGATGTCATGCGTTATCTGCTCAGGGAGACTGACCTGATGGCTCATGACAACAGTGTCTATATTACATTAGTCGAAAAACCGGTACAGCAGAATGGGTATATTTCAGGTAAAGTTATTGATGATCGCGGTCAACCTTTGGCTAATGCCAGCATCAAACTGATCGGTACCAATAAATCAACACAGAGCGGTATCGATGGGAGCTATCTTTTGAATGCTGAACCGGGAACCTACATATTGGAAGTCAGTTACCTCTCTTACAAGACCCAACGTGTTGAAGGGGTCAAAATAGAGGCCGGACAACGGACAGGGTTAAACATTGCCATGAAGGCGCAGGTAAATGCGCTAGAGACGGCAGTTGTCAATGTATCGTTTAAAAAAGCTTCCGTAGCCGGTCTTTATGCGGCGCAAAAAAACGCAGCGTCGGTGACGGACGGAATATCCGCCGAACAGATCGCCCGTACACCGGACAATGATATGGGGCAGGTTTTAAAACGTGTTACCGGATTGACCACTGTTAATAACCGGAACGTTATTGTGCGGGGGATGTCCGACCGCTACAATCAGGCCATGTTGGACGGTGTGGTGATTCCGAGTACTTCGCAGAATAGACGGGATTTTTCCTTTGATATTATACCGACAGAAATGGTGAGCTCGGTGGTGGTCAATAAAACGGCAACACCGGATGTATCCGCTGAATTTTCGGGCGGACAGGTTTCGGTGAATACGATAGATATTCCAGAAGAGAATTTTACAACAATACAAATTGGATCAGGAAGTAATAGTCAAACTTTGGGAAAAAATTTTTACCGACTTGGAAAACGACATACAAGTGAATATTTCGGTTTCTTTGACAAATCGTCAAAAATGCCCGATGGAATAAAAACCTGGCAATGGAATAGCAGGTCTTTACTATTAGATGCGCCTCCGGGTTATATTTTGACAGACGAGGAATTAAATAATACCCCTTTAAATCCAACTGAATTTGGCGATGCCGTGAAGTACAACGATTTGGACGCTATCGCACAATCCAAACGCTTTAACAGTGACGCAATGAAGCAATATAAATATAAAGCTCTCCCTAATCAGAATATGCGTTTTTCGCTTGGTCGCTTGTATCAGTTAAATAACGGAAATCGATTCGGCTTTGCTGCTTCGGTAAACTTTAGAAACGAGCAGAATATTGTAGCGTTTAATAATACGAGGGGGTCTGCATTAATTGGAACGCACTATATAGATAGTACCGGTATCGGAGACAACGGTGCCGGCACCTCTTATCGCTTTAACAGTAACGCTGGATTGGTTGCAAATATGGGGTATCAAGCGGATGGATTTAAAGTTTCTTTACGAAATATGTATGCACGTACGTATGCAAATAATTACAATGAAAGTATTCGAAAAGTATACACTGACCCTGATAAAAAAGCAAATAGGCTTACGTATCAATTACCTGAAGCGATGTCGTTGCAGCAACATCAGTTGATCGGAGAGTATCAGATGCCCTGGCAGGTAAAAGCGGAGGGAATGTTTACCATCAATAAGATTAAACAGCAAATTTTAGATGAACGAAAGCTCTCCTATAGAATAACGACCACGATAGATGATCAACCCTATTTTCAAACACCTAATTTATTGACAACTGCTGGATTTTCTAATAAAGGGGCGGTAACTGATTGGCGAATGTGGACTAGTATAGATGAGACCGATTATAATTGGAGCGCTGCATTTTCTCGGAAATTTCAACGCGGGACAGGAGTATCAACTCTTGTCAAATTAGGTTATCAGGCTTGGGTCAAAAAAAGAACATTGGATTTGTTTAAATTTTTACCTATGACACGATCGACCTTGGTTGGCAATGTTAGCGTACCTGCTCCTCCAATTGAGTCGAGTTATGATAGACTATTTTCAAACGAAAATATTGGAAATGGAGATGGGCAAGCATACTATTATGCCGAAGGTCTTGGCGGCAGGTATTATAATGGAAAAATGAGTTCCCATGCACTTTTCTTAATGGCTGATCAAAAGCTATGGCAAAAATTGCGGTTGGTGTACGGTGTAAGGGCTGAATATTTTAATCTTAATAGTAGACAGGAGGAGCTGTATAAAAGAAAGTATCAAAAGGGGGATACAAATGGTGCTGAAGCCTATGAACTTGGTGTAAAAGAAAATAACTGGCGGTTTTTACCATCTATTAATGCCACGTTTAACTTAACTAATACATTCAATATTCGAGGAAGTTATGCGCGTACAGTAATTCGTCCGGATTTTAGAGAGGTAGGTATGTTTGCGATGTATGATTTTGAATTAGACGGTTATGTATCGGGCGAACAAGTGCAGAGTACTTTGATTGATAATTTGGATATGCGTTTTGAATGGTACCCGTCTTCAGGTGAAATAATATCCCTAACGGGCTATTATAAGTATTTAGACAAGCCAATAGAGCTAGTACATCGGGGAGACGATAAGCGGAATTATACTTTTGCAAATATGGAATCTGCAAAGAATTTAGGGCTAGAATTGGAAATTCGAAAAAACTTTGCATTTATAGGTGATCAGGAATGGCTAAAAGATCTATTTGTATCAGCTAATGGCACGCTTTTGAAATCTAAAGTCAATGTGTTATCCCATTGGGAAACTATTGATGGCGCCACACCCGATGGACCTAAACGTCGCCAGTCGCGTTATCCGGGGCAAGATAGACCTTTGATGGGACAATCGCCATGGTTGTTAAACCTAGGATTTGGTTATTGGGGCAATTATTTCGGAATTACGACAAGTTATAACCATAGGGGGTACCGGACAAATATCGGAAATTTTAACCTTTCAGCAGTTGAATATGAATTGGCACCAAAGCAGTTGGATGCACAATTTTATGCGCGTTTTTTAAATAAAAAAATGGAAGTAAAACTTAATTTGGCTAATCTGCTTGATGATTGGACCCGCTATTATGAAAATACTGAAGGATTTACGACTGCCAATGATCCGCAGACAGGTGACTATGTTACCACAAAAGTAAAAGGAGATAATAAATATAATAAAACGGATGGGGATATAATAACCTATCGTAAAAAAGATGGAAGAAGATTTAATCTTTCAGTTACCTATAATTTTTAA
- a CDS encoding FecR family protein, which translates to MKRKIFESLIYRYQHNNANKAERTLIDRWYDTLDREELSEGEVDEVRLWNNIQQRIGSTASKKSVGRSIIYWSGAVAASLLLCVGVLFWTKQHDLNFSQREANLKPGYRIFETGASQRKRIFLADGSTVVMNAYSKIKLDTVSYNRRDRVVELMAGEAYFEIKKDSSKAFVVNARQIQTRVLGTSFTVKNYAELDDISVSVFTGKVQVTANNNPLGVLTRGEQIRYTKNNHNSHQETFDLTTRNSWIEGRVYLKQSSFAELALAVKSIYDVDIKTDDQRIAQQRYSMPISKQLSWTATLESIKAIHHNKSRKEGRIVHIY; encoded by the coding sequence GTGAAAAGAAAAATTTTTGAATCCTTAATCTATAGATACCAGCATAATAATGCGAACAAGGCTGAGAGGACCCTGATTGATCGCTGGTATGATACGCTTGATCGGGAAGAACTTTCTGAAGGGGAGGTAGATGAGGTTCGATTATGGAATAATATACAGCAACGTATTGGAAGTACTGCGTCTAAAAAATCAGTGGGTCGGAGCATAATCTACTGGAGCGGAGCGGTTGCGGCAAGTCTACTGTTATGTGTTGGCGTTTTATTTTGGACAAAACAGCATGATCTGAATTTCTCCCAAAGAGAAGCGAATTTAAAACCTGGTTACCGGATTTTTGAAACAGGGGCCTCACAACGTAAGCGGATATTTTTGGCCGACGGATCAACCGTTGTAATGAACGCATATTCCAAAATTAAATTGGATACCGTCTCTTACAATAGGCGTGATCGAGTTGTGGAGCTTATGGCTGGAGAGGCCTATTTTGAGATTAAGAAAGATTCCTCAAAAGCTTTTGTGGTGAATGCCCGACAAATACAGACAAGGGTGCTGGGGACCTCCTTTACCGTGAAAAACTATGCGGAATTGGATGATATATCGGTGTCCGTATTTACAGGTAAAGTGCAGGTTACTGCCAATAACAATCCGCTGGGTGTACTGACCCGCGGTGAACAGATCCGTTATACCAAAAATAACCACAATAGTCATCAGGAGACTTTTGATCTGACGACACGGAATAGCTGGATTGAGGGAAGAGTTTATCTTAAGCAAAGCAGTTTTGCAGAATTGGCACTGGCGGTCAAAAGTATCTATGATGTGGATATTAAAACTGACGATCAGCGGATTGCTCAACAACGGTATAGTATGCCGATATCAAAGCAGCTGTCCTGGACGGCAACCCTGGAAAGTATCAAAGCAATTCATCACAACAAATCAAGGAAGGAGGGCAGGATAGTGCATATTTACTAA
- a CDS encoding RNA polymerase sigma factor yields the protein MNQGPVVHQRWLQAIKEFNDTSAYEELYRYCWKDLYQHAARRILDRQDVEDILQELFVQFWERRHTIDIQMNLQAYLKGMLKYKIIDFFNSNKAKDRLLEHWSKHIFDYVQQHPEDLNTYLALEKLLEEELEIMPQNMRQALLLKWEHLSIREIAMRMGLSEQTVKNNLTEASKRLRKAILGYQHVQNGSFSLLLVFMIDELTK from the coding sequence ATGAATCAAGGACCAGTTGTACATCAGCGTTGGCTACAAGCTATTAAAGAGTTTAACGATACTTCTGCTTATGAGGAATTGTATCGCTATTGCTGGAAAGATCTTTATCAGCACGCTGCCCGTCGGATCCTAGACCGACAGGATGTGGAGGATATTCTACAGGAGCTGTTTGTGCAGTTTTGGGAAAGGCGGCATACAATCGACATCCAAATGAACCTCCAGGCCTATTTGAAAGGAATGCTCAAATATAAAATTATAGACTTTTTTAATTCCAATAAAGCCAAAGACAGATTGTTGGAGCACTGGAGTAAGCATATATTCGACTATGTGCAGCAACACCCAGAGGATCTCAACACGTATTTAGCCCTTGAGAAGTTGTTGGAGGAAGAGCTGGAAATTATGCCACAGAATATGCGGCAAGCGCTTTTATTAAAATGGGAACATTTATCCATTCGAGAGATAGCCATGCGTATGGGGCTGTCTGAGCAAACGGTCAAAAATAATCTTACGGAAGCATCCAAACGACTACGGAAAGCTATTTTGGGCTATCAACATGTTCAAAACGGTAGTTTTAGCCTTCTTTTGGTCTTTATGATAGACGAGCTCACTAAGTAG
- a CDS encoding DEAD/DEAH box helicase yields MNPFLELGIREEVVNAISELGFEKPSEIQEKAIPVLLTGNDDFVGLAQTGTGKTAAFGLPLLEQLDFSQKHPQALILCPTRELCLQISKDLEKFAKYVDNVHVVAVYGGANISDQLRQIRRGVQIVVATPGRMLDIIGRNAIDFSNVKYVVLDEADEMLNMGFKEDINNILSETPDEKKTWLFSATMPSEVRRIAKNYMTDPVELTVGTKNTGNANIEHHYYLIKAKDKYAAFKRIVDSNPDIFGIVFCRTKIETQDIAEALIKDGYNADSLHGDLSQQQRDKVMKRYRDRSLQLLIATDVAARGIDVSDVTHVINFSLPDETENYTHRSGRTARAGKTGISLSLVNVKELSKIRHLEKIIGKPFEKKQVPQGAEVCEKQLFSIVKKIENVEVNDEQISPFLPAIMENLESLSKEDIIKRFASLEFNRFLDYYKNAPDLNIEARDGGREDRGDRRDGRSREGSKGYTRLFMNLGSVDEFSRGDMLGFICNNANISGKSIGKIDLKGVFTFFEVQDAEVEKVFQGFQGVDYNGRQVRIEVSGEARGEGRSDRGGRSRGGDRGGRREGGYRGGDRGGRREGGYGGGERSGRREGGFSGERRDRGERSSNGGGFRDFSGKRKESKSKY; encoded by the coding sequence ATGAACCCATTTTTAGAACTGGGAATCCGTGAGGAAGTTGTTAATGCCATCTCAGAATTAGGTTTCGAAAAACCTTCTGAAATTCAGGAAAAAGCCATTCCTGTTTTATTGACTGGTAACGACGATTTTGTCGGATTAGCCCAAACTGGCACAGGAAAGACCGCGGCATTTGGTCTTCCATTATTAGAGCAATTAGACTTTTCTCAAAAACACCCACAGGCATTAATCCTTTGCCCTACTCGGGAATTATGTTTACAAATCTCAAAAGATTTAGAAAAATTTGCTAAATACGTTGACAACGTACATGTTGTTGCTGTATATGGAGGTGCAAATATCTCAGACCAGCTACGTCAAATTAGACGTGGAGTGCAAATTGTAGTAGCGACCCCAGGTCGTATGTTGGATATCATCGGCAGAAATGCGATTGATTTTTCAAATGTAAAATATGTTGTATTGGATGAAGCGGATGAGATGCTCAATATGGGCTTCAAAGAAGACATCAACAACATTTTGTCAGAAACTCCTGACGAGAAAAAAACTTGGTTATTTTCGGCGACAATGCCTTCTGAAGTACGTCGTATCGCAAAGAATTATATGACCGATCCAGTTGAGCTTACTGTAGGAACAAAAAACACCGGTAACGCCAACATTGAACACCACTATTATTTGATCAAAGCAAAAGATAAATATGCTGCGTTCAAACGTATTGTGGATTCAAACCCTGATATCTTTGGTATCGTATTTTGTCGTACAAAAATCGAAACACAGGATATCGCTGAAGCGTTGATCAAAGATGGTTACAATGCGGATTCACTGCATGGTGATTTGTCCCAACAACAACGTGATAAAGTAATGAAACGTTACCGTGACCGTAGTTTACAATTGTTGATCGCAACAGACGTAGCCGCTCGTGGTATTGATGTAAGTGATGTAACTCACGTTATCAACTTCTCTTTACCTGATGAAACAGAAAACTATACACACCGTTCAGGCCGTACAGCCCGTGCAGGTAAAACTGGTATTTCGCTTTCTTTGGTAAACGTAAAAGAGCTAAGCAAAATCCGTCATCTTGAAAAGATCATCGGTAAACCTTTTGAGAAAAAACAAGTACCTCAAGGTGCTGAAGTTTGCGAAAAACAATTATTTTCTATCGTTAAAAAGATTGAAAACGTTGAAGTAAACGATGAACAAATCAGCCCATTCTTGCCTGCAATTATGGAAAATTTGGAGTCACTTTCAAAAGAAGATATCATCAAAAGATTCGCTTCTCTTGAGTTCAACCGTTTCTTGGATTATTACAAAAATGCACCTGATTTAAATATCGAAGCGCGTGATGGTGGTCGTGAAGACCGCGGTGATAGACGTGATGGTCGTTCACGTGAAGGTTCAAAAGGCTACACGCGTTTATTTATGAACTTAGGTTCTGTCGATGAATTCTCTCGTGGAGACATGTTAGGCTTTATCTGTAACAATGCGAATATTTCAGGAAAATCAATCGGTAAAATTGATTTGAAAGGTGTGTTCACATTCTTCGAAGTTCAAGATGCAGAAGTAGAAAAAGTATTCCAAGGATTCCAAGGTGTAGATTACAATGGTCGTCAAGTACGTATCGAAGTATCTGGTGAAGCTAGAGGAGAAGGTCGTAGCGACCGTGGCGGAAGAAGCCGTGGTGGTGATCGTGGCGGAAGACGTGAAGGTGGATACCGTGGTGGTGATCGCGGTGGAAGACGTGAAGGTGGATATGGTGGCGGCGAACGCAGCGGAAGACGTGAAGGCGGATTCAGTGGTGAGCGTCGTGATCGTGGTGAGCGTAGCAGCAATGGCGGTGGCTTCCGTGATTTCTCCGGAAAACGTAAAGAATCAAAAAGCAAATACTAG